Below is a window of Nitrospira sp. DNA.
CGAGCCGCGCCACCTCCCAGGGATCAGGCCTTCGAAGCCAGTTGTCCGGCTGTTCGCACTGCCAACCGTCCCTGATCGTCTGCTTGAAGATACCGTACTCGTAGCGGAGCCCATACCCCATCCCAGGAATCTGCAGCGTCGCCATCGAGTCGATGAAACAGGCCGCCAGCCTCCCGAGTCCGCCGTTGCCCAGACCGGCGTCTGGTTCGCACTCAGCTAGTGCGAGCGGGTCGAGCCCTTTCTTGTTCATGGCCTCCAACGCCAACGGCCCCAACAGCGCGTTGGTGACGTTGTTGATCAACGACCGCCCGAGCAAGAACTCCATTGAGAGGTAGTACACCCGCTTGGGATTCTTCTTCTCATAGGTCGCTTCGGTCTTGAGCCAGCGCTGCGAAATCACGTCCCGAACCGACCGAGCCGCCGCCTCGAATTGCTCATATTGGGTCGCCCGCTCAGGATCGAGGACGTGGTCGAAAATCAAATGGCGTTCATAGAGCGCATCACTCGTGCCAGTAAACTGGATGGGGCCGCATCCGTATTGGTCGAGCAGTTTGTTCACACGAGCGTCCATACCACCTCCAAGAAACGATTCATGAATGTACCTTGCCTCAGCAGCTCCACGAACGTGCCGCTTCGGCAGTACAAGCTGAAGTTCACTCCGTCGTCATAGACGGTCGCCACAAGCGGAGCGCTCAGCCCTGAGCCTATCCCCTTGCCTCTCATCCGATCTCGTTTCGACTCAGATCTAATTCGCTACCGTGGACCATCCGCCGACAACATGGAGGTCTTCACCCATTCGATCAGGTTGCCGAGTCTGACAAGTTCTCTGGTTATCGAACCAGGTGCATCGGATCGATTCATAGACAGGCCTCCCAAGGGTTTCAGCCGGATTCCACCGATTGTTCTCATCGAATGGTTTGCGCTCGCGTACTGAATCATACGTCTACATGGCGAGTCTCATTCCACAATCGGATCACCGGACGGGACAGGTCATGTTCGTAGCCCAACGCGCTCAAGCTCGCGGTGCTCAACATGAAAAACTTACAGTTGACCGTCGGTTCAAGCCCCAGCCAGCTGGTGGCCAACACACGCATGAAGTGCCCACTCGTAAAGAGCAAGACGTCCCCTGCCACCGCGCGCACCCGCCGCACGACACGATCAGCACGCTCGCTGACTTGCTCCGGCGATTCCCCTCCCGGGCATCCATCACGGAACAGTTCCCAGTCCGGGCGTTCCACCCGAATCTCATCCGTGCGACGCCCTTCATACTGGCCGTAGTCCCACTCGACAAGATCCTGATCGACTTCGGCGATTGCCCCGAAGCCGGCCAGTTCGCAGGTTCGGGCTGCGCGTTGCAACGGACTCGTCAACACCTTGGCGAATGTCAATCCTTTCAGCCGTTCTCCAAGCCGGCGAGCGGTGCGCTCGCCCCGCTCAGTCAACGGCAAGTCGGTCAGTCCCGTATGCTGGCGCGAGATGGTCCAGGCGGTCTCACCGTGCCTGGCCAGGTAGACGATAGGAAGATCTTCGCTCATGACATGGTCGCAGTGAGCCGGCCCTCGACTTTCAGGTTCCCCTCTACTTCCTACTTACCATTTACTACTTACCAATCGCTTCTGACTCTTCGATGCCCTGTCAGCCCTTCAGGCGAAACCGGCGGTAACGCCGGATCAATTCGTTGGTCGAGCTGTCGTGCCGGAGATCGGGATCTGTCGCGCTCGTCAATTCCGGCGTGATCCGTTTGGCCAGCACCTTGCCCAACTCCACACCCCACTGGTCGAACGAGTTGATGCGCCAGACCGTGCCCTGGACGAAGACCTTGTGCTCGTAGAGCGCGATCAATTTTCCGAACAGTTCCGGCGTCAGTTGCTCGACCAAGATAGTATTCGTCGGGCGGTTGCCTGGAAACGTCCGGTGCGGCGCCAGGGCGGGAGGCACTCCTTCAGCCTCCACTTCCGCGGCGGTTTTGCCGAAGGCCAGTGCCTCTGTCTGGGCGAACAGATTGGAGGCCAGCAGGTCGTGATGCTGCCCCATGGGATTGAGCGACCGGCAGAACCCGATGAAGTCGCACGGGATCAACCGCGTGCCTTGATGGATCAACTGATAATACGCGTGCTGGCCGTTGGTGCCGGGCTGGCCCCAAATGACCGGGCCAGTCTGGTAATTCACCACGCTCCCCCCTCGATCCACCTGCTTCCCGTTGCTCTCCATATCGAGCTGCTGTAAATAGGCGCTCAGCCGTCCGAGATAGTGATCATAGGGCAGAATTGCATGAGATTCGGCGCCGAAGAAATTCACGTACCAGAGTCCGATGAGCCCCAGCAATACGGGCAGGTTCTTGTCGAACGGAGCGGTCCGGAAATGCTCGTCCATGGCATGGTATCCGGCCAACATCTCGCGGAATCGCTCTGGTCCGATGGCGACCATCAACGAAAGGCCGATGGCTGAAGGCAGCGAGTAACGACCTCCGACCCAGTCCCAGAATTCGAACATGTTGGCGGGATCGATCCCGAATTTCGCGACTTCCCCGGCATTCGTGGACACGGCCACGAAGTGGCGGGCCACCGCCCCGTCGTCTTTGAGCGCCTGCAGGCACCAGGCGCGGGCAGTCTGGGCGTTGACGATGGTCTCCTGCGTGGTAAACGTCTTCGAGCAGACGATGAACAGCGTCTCAGCCGGATCGAGGTCCCGCGTGGACTCAGCGATATCGGTCGCATCCACGTTCGAGACGAACCGAACAGTCAGAGCGCGATCGCTGTAGGCCCGCAACGCCTCGTAGGCCATGACGGGCCCCAGGTCCGAGCCTCCGATCCCGATGTTCACGACAGTGCGAATGCGTTTGCCGGTATGACCTTTCCACTGGCCGCTGCGTACAAGGTTTGCGAAGCCGGCCATCTTCTCGATCACCGCCTGGACCTTCGGCACGACGTTCTCGCCGTCCACTCGAATGGTGGCACCGGCGGGGGCGCGCAGCGCGACGTGGAGCACCGCGCGATGCTCAGTCACATTGAGCTTCTCGCCACGGAACATCGCGTCGATACCGGCGCGCAAGCCGCCGGCGTCCGCGAGGTCGAGCAACAGACGCATCGTGTCGTCCGTGAGGCGGTTTTTCGAATAGTCGAGATAGATCCCCTGCGCCTCGCACTCCAGGCGCGCGCCGCGCCCTGGATCTTTCCCGAAGAGATCCCGCATGTGCAGGGCCTTGACCGTCTCGTAATGTTCCTGAAGGGCCTTCCAGGCAACACCTTGCGTCAGTGGAACTGCGCCGCTCGTCATCGCATCACCTCCTTGGCATTCCTGTCGGACTCATGAGATTGGATTGTCGCGCCATACAGTGACTCATTACACATTGTCCGATTCCGTGGATGACGCGCGTCGTCCCGCCGGGGCATGCTGCCCCCATTGCCAATCGGTGATCTCAGGCATGTCTTCGCCGTGCTTGGCGATGTACTCCTTGTGCTCAAGCAATTTGTCACCGATCGCCTGCTTGGCATAGGCGGCGCGGGATCCAAGCTGCGGCAGCCGGTCGATCACGTCGCCGAAAAGGTGGAACCGGTCGAGATCGTTCATGACGACCATGTCGAACGGCGTGCTCGTCGTCCCTTCCTCCTTGTAGCCGCGCACGTGCAGATTGTGATGGTTCGTCCGCCGATACGTGAGCCGGTGGATCAGCCATGGGTACCCGTGGAACGCGAAAATGATCGGCTTGTCCTTGGTGAAGAGCGCATCAAAGTCCCGGTCAGGCAGACCGTGTGGATGCTCGCTCGCGGACTGCAGCTTCATGAGGTTCACGATATTGATCACGCGAATCTTCAACTCAGGAACATGCCGGCGGAAGAGATCCACGGCAGCCAGCGTCTCCAACGTCGGCACGTCTCCGCAACAGGCCATGACGACATCAGGATCTCCCCCCTTGTCGTTGCTGGCCCATTCCCAGATGCCGATGCCCGCCGCGCAATGCTTGACCGCCTGATCCATCGTCAGCCATTGCGGGGCCGGCTGTTTGCCGGCCACGATGACGTTGACGTAATTGCGGCTGCGCAAGCAATGGTCGGTCACCGACAGGAGCGTGTTGGCATCCGGCGGCAGGTAGACACGCACGACTTCCGCTTTCTTGTTCACGACATGATCGATGAAGCCGGGATCCTGATGGCTGAAACCATTGTGGTCCTGACGCCAGACGTGAGAGCTCAACAGATAATTGAGCGAGGCAATCGGCCGACGCCAGGGTATCTCATTGCAGACCTTCAGCCACTTCGCATGCTGATTGAACATCGAGTCGATGATATGAATGAACGCCTCGTAGCAGGAAAAAAACCCGTGCCGGCCGGTGAGGAGATAGCCCTCCAACCAACCCTGGCATTGATGCTCGCTGAGCATTTCCATCACCCGGCCATCCGGCGCCAGATGGTCGTCGTAGGGATAGCGGTCCGCCATCCAGGCACGGTTGGTCACCTCCAATGCATCCTGCCAGCGGTTTGAGTTGTTCTCGTCCGGACTGAAGAGCCGGAAGTTCCGGCTCTTCATATTGAGTTTCAAGACGTCTCGAAGGAACTGCCCCATGAGGCGCGTGGATTCGACAGTGACCGAACCGGGCTTCGTCACCTTGACTGCATAGTCGCGGAAGTCGGGCAAACGCAGGTCCCGGAGCAGCAGACCGCCGTTGGCATGTGGATTGGCGCTCATGCGACGCGCGCCCTTCGGCGGCAATTCGGCGAGCTCCGGCTTCAACCGGCCGGTCTCGTCGAAGAGTTCCTCCGGTTTGTACGACTTCATCCATTGTTCAAGAATCTTCACGTGTCCGGGCTTTTCGTGCATTTCGCCCATCGGCACCTGGTGGCTGCGCCAATAGTCCTCTGTCCGCTTCCCGTCGATCTCCTTCGGGCAGGTCCAGCCCTTCGGAGAACGGAGAATGATCATCGGCCAGCGCGGCCGCTCTATCACGCCGTCTTTTCTCGCCTTAGTCTGGATATTACGGATTTCCTCCATGCAGGTGTCGATGGCGGCGGCCATGAGCTGGTGCATCTTGTCCGGATCGCTGCCCTCGACAAAATGAGGCGTATACCCGTAGCCGCGAAAAAGCTGATCCAGCTCTTCGTGGGTGATACGAGCCAGGACACAGGGATTCGCGATCTTGTACCCGTTCAGGTGCAGAATCGGCAGCACTGCTCCATCAGACGCCGGGTTCAGGAACTTATTGGAATGCCAGGAGGTCGCCAATGGTCCGGTTTCCGCCTCGCCGTCGCCCACAACACAGGCCACGATCAGGTCGGGATTGTCGTAGGCAGCCCCATAGGCGTGAGAGACCGCATAGCCCAGTTCGCCGCCTTCGTGTATGGAGCCTGGGGTTTCAGGCGCCACGTGGCTGGGAATACCTCCGGGAAACGAGAACTGTTTGAACAGTCGCTGCATGCCCTCTTCGTCCTGGGCGATGTTCGGATAGACCTCCGAATAGGTGCCTTCCATATAGGCATTGGCGACGATGCCGGGTCCCCCGTGGCCAGGTCCGATGATGTAGATCATGTCGATGTCCCGTGCCCTGATCGCTCGATTCAGATGGGCATAGATGAAATTGAGGCCAGGGGTGGTGCCCCAGTGACCAAGGAGCCGAGGCTTCACATGTTCCTTGCTCAGGGGCTGCTTCAGCAGCGGGTTCTCGTACAAATAGATCTGCCCCACCGAGAGATAGTTCGCCGCCCTCCAGTAGGCATCGATCAGTTTCAGTTCCTTCTGCGATAACGGACTATCCATCTGCGATAACGGACTATCCATGACCTCTCCTTTCCGTCTGTTAGAGTCGACGTTCTTGACTCATGAATCTAGGCTTCGCACACACCGAACCGTCTCCCTGGCAATCCATGTTTCTTCATCCGCCGCGACGACGTAAGCCGCCACCCGCGATCCATCCGCGCTGATCCTTGCTGCGCGACCAGGAGCGAGTCCGACCGTCGCTCGATTGAGATCGCGGCTGAGTTCCAGGCCGCACCATTCCATGTTCCGGCAAATTCTCTCACGAATCTCCGGCGCGTTTTCCCCGATGCCGCCCCCGAAGACGACGGCATCTGCGCCGCCTAACACGGCAAGGTAGGCGCCGAGATACTTCCGTGCTCGATAACAGAATAGGTCAATGGCGAACTCCGCCCGTTTGTCCTGCCCCTGGTCGGCCGAGCGGAGCAGCTCCCGCATGTCGTTGGACCGACCTGAAAGTCCTAGAAGACCGGACCGCTCATTGAGCCACCGCTCAACTTCAGCTACTTCAGCTTTCTCCCGATCGGACAGGTAGCCGACAATGGAGGCATCCACATCGCCCGAGCGTGTCCCCATCACCAACCCCTCCAGCGGGGTGAACCCCATCGAGGTTTCGACCGACCGGCCTTGTGCGATCGCTGTGACGGAGCAACCATTTCCCAACTGAAACGTGATCAGACGCATCTCCTCCAATGAATTCCCTGTGTAGGCTGCATATCCGTCCGCAAGCGAGGCATGTGCGATCCCGTGGAAACCGTACCGGCGGATCCGGTGCCGCTCGACCAACTCAACAGGAAGCGCATACCGCTTGGCGACTTCGGGCATGGTCCGGTGAAAAGCCGTATCGAACACGGCTACCATCGGCAGCGCCGGACCGAAAGCCGTTCTGGCTCCACGAATCCCTGCGAGACACGAGGGATTGTGGAGCGGCGCCAACTCCGACAGCGCATCGATTCCTGCCTCCACCTGCGTGGTAATCAATGTGGACTGGACATACTGATCCCCTCCGTGCACGACCCGATGCCCGACCGCTTCTATCTTGTTCAGAGAGCCGGTCAGTTGATCGAGCAGAACATGCAATGCATGAGCATGGTCCCGGATTTCCAACATCGTGGTCGAACGGCCGACAGCCTGGCTCATGAGCTCAAAGCTTGCGGCGCCCCCGATCCCCTTCACCGCACCCTGGAGCAAGGCCGCCTCAGTCGTCAGGCCTCCGCTCAGCTCTTCGACCACTTCCATCAGGCGGAATTTGATCGACGAACTGCCGCTGTTGAGCACCATTACCTGCATGTCACCACTGCCCGCTCACAGCAGGAGTCTCGACACATTAATCATCATGCCCATCCGCCATGCCTGCGCTTGCTGCTACCGGTATCCAGCGTCGCTAGATTTTCAACTGCCGCAGCGCGATTCATCTGCTGCCAGAACACCTTTGTCTTTGGTGAATTGACGCGAGAGAACTTAAGAAAATTCAATATATCCAGCGCTCCCCAGCTTTGCAACGGCAGATGTTTTCGCATCGATAGACTCACGTACAAACTTGACGCGCCTCGACTGCTGATGGTAGCTTCTGCTTCCCATTGACACAGAATCGCGATAACGACTTCACTTTAATCAACAAACGCCAGGTATAGACGACATGCCCAGCCTTCAATCCGTCAGGCGGAAGATCGACTCTGTTAAAAAAACCCAGAAGATCACGAAAGCGATGAAAATGGTCGCGGCGGCGAAGCTGAAACGCACGCAGGACCGCATTCTGTCCGCTCGCCCCTACGCCTTCAAGATGCGGGATGCGATCCGTAACCTCAGCCGGCGCGTCAATCGTGAAGCGCATCCCTTGCTCCGGAGACGCGAGGGAAACCGCATCGTGGTCGCAGTCGTCACGAGCGACCGGGGACTGTGCGGCGCGTTCAATGCGAACATCCTCCGTACGGCAGCCGCCGCCTTGAAAGAATTCGAGGCCGGAGGCGCGCAGGTCGAGGTGGCGGTGGTGGGCCGCAAAGGCCGTGACTTTTTTCGAAGGCGTGGCTGGAAGGTGCGTCGGGAGATGGTAGACATCTTCGACAAACTGACGTTCGAGCACGGCATGCTGATGGGATCGGAGCTCCAGGCCATCGACGATTATGTGGCAGGTCGAATCGATGCGGCCTACGCGATCTATAACGAGTTCAAGTCCGCCATCCAGCAACGGGTAGTCGTGGAGCGTCTCCTTCCAATCGACTGGGTCGTGGAGATTGCCGATATGAAAGACGCTGCTCAGACGACTGAGTCACTGGCGGGGGGCTACCTGTACGAACCGAGCGAGGACGAATTACTCGAACAACTCCTGCATCGTCACCTGCACGTGCAGTTTTACCGGATGTTACTGGAATCGTCCGCCGCCGAACAGGGTGCCCGCATGACAGCGATGGACGGCGCCACGCGGAACGCCGGCGAACTCATCAAGAAACTCACGGTCTACTACAACAAGACCAGGCAGGCGGCGATCACGAAGGAGCTCATGGACATCGTCGGCGGCGCCGAAGCTCTCAAGTAACCTCTCTCATCTCCCCTACCACTGGACTTCCGGTCCATCGGCGAGAGCCGACAGCTTAGCGGTCATGACAACGCCGGCGAAATCAGCCACCCCCGGACGACCGAATGGTCACAGCTCACGGGAAGCCCTCCGCTGCGGCTGGAGGGAGCTTGCGCTCTCTATGCGGCGGGCCCGGACGGCTGCGGTCAGCAGCAGGACCAGCCCGGCCATGCCAGTCACGATCAGCATGACGACCGCCTTGGGATCGACGGCGCTCGCCCCAGCCGTGACAAGCGCCGCACCGATATTGCGGCCGCCGGTCGCATAGCCCAACAGGCGGCGCCCAGCCGGATCAGGCTCAGCAAGCACCCACGCGCCGGCGGACAGCAGCACCACAAACAGGATCGCCGAGCCGATCGCACCGCTTCCGACAACCCCGGCCAGCGCGGTGAAGTTCGTGCCGCAGACGAGCAGTACCACCGCGATGAAGGCGATATTGGACGTCTTGCTGATCCAGGGCAGCAGCGTGGCGCCGGTCTGAGGTGCCACACGCTGCCAGACCATGCCGAGCAAAAGCGGCGCGAGCATCAGCAGGACCAGCGGCATTGCGATGCGCCACGCCTGTATCTGTAGCCCCGTGGCGACCAACGGCAGCGCCACCGGCATGACCACGACGCTGGCCGCCATCAACAAGACCATCAGAGCGGTCGCGCTTGCCACGTCGCTACGGCCCGCTTCGGCGAGCTTGGGCAAGAGAGGCGAACCGGCGGCAAACGCCAGCAGAAGCAACCCCAGCTCATACCCAGGGTCCAGCGGCAGCACCGCTGCCATCGTCAAGACCACGACAGGCGCCAGTACGAAGTTGGCAATCAGGGCACGGAGAACCCACCGAGGACGCCGGAGCGGGGCGATGATCTCGGCGCTCCGTACGCCGAGGCCGATCGAGACCATGCTCGACACAACAAAGACGACGATGGTGATTTTTACGAGCATCTGTGAGTTGCGTCTCGATCTCCCGTCAGAAACTCGGGAACATGTAGCGAATGCCTACTTCGATGTTCCAATCGTAGGCCCCGGCGACATCCCGCCCCCAGATCCCCACTCCAGGACGGACGTACGCGCCCAACCGGCCGACCAGATTCCGACCGCCCTCGAACTCCATCGTCATGGCGCTCTTCCCGCTTCGCTCGAAGTCGACGTTCCAGACCGCCTGCACCACGGTCCACCAGCGCTGGGCCCAGAAGGAATTCACTTGGATGGCCGCATTGAACCGAGAGAGATCCCGTCGGGATGGATCTCCACCGACGGATGTTTGATATTGCAGCAAGCCGATCAGGAACGAGTCCCATCGGGGAACAAACCGGGCCGTGGCAATGGTGGGGCCGACCGTATACTTGCCGAGCCCCAAGCCTGGTTCGGCGGCGGTCGGCATGGTCGTCACCACACCGACGAGCAAGGCATATTCCGGCGTGTTATAGGCGCGCCATCCGGCGGTCACGGCCAGATCACTGACCCCTTGCTCGCTGGTTATGCCGGGGCGATCTGGGTCGCTCCATTTCAGAAACGGCGCGTCGACGCGCATCAACCAGTTGCCGCGAAATGGAACATCGACGCGCGCCGTTGTCACGGTCCCATGCGAGCCCTGTGGCAGATCGAGGTATTGGCTGGTCAGTTGCACCCGGCCGACGATCGCCGTGGGATCCGTTCCGTATTTCGCGGCGACTTGTCGGAGCCGCTCGGCCTCCTCCCGTTCCTCCTGCGTCACGGGCTGGGGCCCGATTCGCTTCAACAGCCGACGTCTCGGTTCTTTCCCTGGGGTTGACGCCGGCTCCTCCGGTTCGCCTTCAACGGCAGGGGTCTCGTCGCCTGAATTCGAGGGGGTTTCCTTGGAAGGGTTGTCGGCAGTGACTTCGCCAAGGGCTGCCACCGGACCTATCCCCATCGACAACAGGAAGATGCCCAGCACCGTAATGGATCTGAGTGGACCGCGTGCAGGGACGCTCATCGAACGGTTGTCCTCACTGATGATTCTGTCCGGCGGCTGATTCATCAACGGATCGGAGCCGTTCGCTTGCGGCAGGATCGGCGGAACGCGATCAACATCGGCCACACTCCCCGTGGGTTTCAAGGGGCAGCAGGCCGGACTGTACTCTGAGGCAAACAAACTTTCAAGGCACAGCCCGCCTCTGCTTTCGTACGAGCTGAGATGCGCTCTTTCTTCTTCCCATTCTACACGTCTATACTGTGCCCCCGAACGTTGTCCCATTTTCACCGAGGAGTCATAGTTGGGAACTGTGAAGGAGATTTCCCAGAGGTTTCTGTCCATGCTGTTCGGACTGGCCATCATACTGGTGCCAGCCGGCTGCAAGAATGAGGCTGGTTCGACGGCATCGGAAGCGGTACCGG
It encodes the following:
- a CDS encoding acetate kinase; translated protein: MQVMVLNSGSSSIKFRLMEVVEELSGGLTTEAALLQGAVKGIGGAASFELMSQAVGRSTTMLEIRDHAHALHVLLDQLTGSLNKIEAVGHRVVHGGDQYVQSTLITTQVEAGIDALSELAPLHNPSCLAGIRGARTAFGPALPMVAVFDTAFHRTMPEVAKRYALPVELVERHRIRRYGFHGIAHASLADGYAAYTGNSLEEMRLITFQLGNGCSVTAIAQGRSVETSMGFTPLEGLVMGTRSGDVDASIVGYLSDREKAEVAEVERWLNERSGLLGLSGRSNDMRELLRSADQGQDKRAEFAIDLFCYRARKYLGAYLAVLGGADAVVFGGGIGENAPEIRERICRNMEWCGLELSRDLNRATVGLAPGRAARISADGSRVAAYVVAADEETWIARETVRCVRSLDS
- the pgi gene encoding glucose-6-phosphate isomerase, with amino-acid sequence MTSGAVPLTQGVAWKALQEHYETVKALHMRDLFGKDPGRGARLECEAQGIYLDYSKNRLTDDTMRLLLDLADAGGLRAGIDAMFRGEKLNVTEHRAVLHVALRAPAGATIRVDGENVVPKVQAVIEKMAGFANLVRSGQWKGHTGKRIRTVVNIGIGGSDLGPVMAYEALRAYSDRALTVRFVSNVDATDIAESTRDLDPAETLFIVCSKTFTTQETIVNAQTARAWCLQALKDDGAVARHFVAVSTNAGEVAKFGIDPANMFEFWDWVGGRYSLPSAIGLSLMVAIGPERFREMLAGYHAMDEHFRTAPFDKNLPVLLGLIGLWYVNFFGAESHAILPYDHYLGRLSAYLQQLDMESNGKQVDRGGSVVNYQTGPVIWGQPGTNGQHAYYQLIHQGTRLIPCDFIGFCRSLNPMGQHHDLLASNLFAQTEALAFGKTAAEVEAEGVPPALAPHRTFPGNRPTNTILVEQLTPELFGKLIALYEHKVFVQGTVWRINSFDQWGVELGKVLAKRITPELTSATDPDLRHDSSTNELIRRYRRFRLKG
- a CDS encoding histidine phosphatase family protein, coding for MSEDLPIVYLARHGETAWTISRQHTGLTDLPLTERGERTARRLGERLKGLTFAKVLTSPLQRAARTCELAGFGAIAEVDQDLVEWDYGQYEGRRTDEIRVERPDWELFRDGCPGGESPEQVSERADRVVRRVRAVAGDVLLFTSGHFMRVLATSWLGLEPTVNCKFFMLSTASLSALGYEHDLSRPVIRLWNETRHVDV
- a CDS encoding phosphoketolase family protein; translated protein: MDSPLSQMDSPLSQKELKLIDAYWRAANYLSVGQIYLYENPLLKQPLSKEHVKPRLLGHWGTTPGLNFIYAHLNRAIRARDIDMIYIIGPGHGGPGIVANAYMEGTYSEVYPNIAQDEEGMQRLFKQFSFPGGIPSHVAPETPGSIHEGGELGYAVSHAYGAAYDNPDLIVACVVGDGEAETGPLATSWHSNKFLNPASDGAVLPILHLNGYKIANPCVLARITHEELDQLFRGYGYTPHFVEGSDPDKMHQLMAAAIDTCMEEIRNIQTKARKDGVIERPRWPMIILRSPKGWTCPKEIDGKRTEDYWRSHQVPMGEMHEKPGHVKILEQWMKSYKPEELFDETGRLKPELAELPPKGARRMSANPHANGGLLLRDLRLPDFRDYAVKVTKPGSVTVESTRLMGQFLRDVLKLNMKSRNFRLFSPDENNSNRWQDALEVTNRAWMADRYPYDDHLAPDGRVMEMLSEHQCQGWLEGYLLTGRHGFFSCYEAFIHIIDSMFNQHAKWLKVCNEIPWRRPIASLNYLLSSHVWRQDHNGFSHQDPGFIDHVVNKKAEVVRVYLPPDANTLLSVTDHCLRSRNYVNVIVAGKQPAPQWLTMDQAVKHCAAGIGIWEWASNDKGGDPDVVMACCGDVPTLETLAAVDLFRRHVPELKIRVINIVNLMKLQSASEHPHGLPDRDFDALFTKDKPIIFAFHGYPWLIHRLTYRRTNHHNLHVRGYKEEGTTSTPFDMVVMNDLDRFHLFGDVIDRLPQLGSRAAYAKQAIGDKLLEHKEYIAKHGEDMPEITDWQWGQHAPAGRRASSTESDNV
- the atpG gene encoding ATP synthase F1 subunit gamma is translated as MPSLQSVRRKIDSVKKTQKITKAMKMVAAAKLKRTQDRILSARPYAFKMRDAIRNLSRRVNREAHPLLRRREGNRIVVAVVTSDRGLCGAFNANILRTAAAALKEFEAGGAQVEVAVVGRKGRDFFRRRGWKVRREMVDIFDKLTFEHGMLMGSELQAIDDYVAGRIDAAYAIYNEFKSAIQQRVVVERLLPIDWVVEIADMKDAAQTTESLAGGYLYEPSEDELLEQLLHRHLHVQFYRMLLESSAAEQGARMTAMDGATRNAGELIKKLTVYYNKTRQAAITKELMDIVGGAEALK